Proteins co-encoded in one Candidatus Poribacteria bacterium genomic window:
- a CDS encoding cbb3-type cytochrome c oxidase subunit I produces the protein MHDNEHASHDHEESFIRKYIFSLDHKTIGKQFLIYGLIMFFVGGGLALLFRWQLAYPDQPLPIIGASQQYLDEGEVVTGADRMWERIYESDKEEWLETNMPSGVITPEFYNMLFTMHATIMVFFVVVPILVGAFGNFLIPLMIGTRDMAFPILNMLSFWLAVLAAIVMAIGFFVPGGHAAAGWTGYAPLSADPQWTGVEWGQNLWAISLLIQGFSSLVGSINYITTIINMRAPGMTFFRMPLVIWSLFIVAILLLLAFPVLSSALALLIFDRLAGTTFFSATAEGGGDPLLWQHLFWFFGHPEVYILILPGMGIASELIPVFSRKPVFGYRSMVYAMIAIAFLGWIVWGHHMFQSGMRSEMGNFFMTTTMLIAVPSAIKTFNWLGTMFRGSIRFTTPMLHGIAFVSMFVIGGLSGIYMANTPVDIFIHDTYYIVAHIHYVVFGGSLFAIFGGIIFWFPKMYGRYMNDALSKIHFWLTFIAFNCTFFPMHILGVGGHMRRISNPQQYEFLMEPTTIKFLMWQFEFQGFIGMNIFITMSAFTLGFAQLILVFNYFWSMYKGKVAEQNPWQVNTLEWEAPTPVPHGNFGQIPTVYRGPYEYSVPGEESDWIPQAQPEHEPATSGD, from the coding sequence ATGCACGATAACGAACATGCGTCACATGACCACGAAGAAAGTTTTATTCGTAAATACATCTTTTCGCTCGATCACAAGACAATCGGTAAGCAGTTCCTTATCTATGGACTGATTATGTTCTTTGTCGGGGGCGGACTTGCACTGCTCTTTAGATGGCAACTCGCCTATCCTGATCAACCGCTACCGATCATCGGTGCCTCTCAACAGTATCTTGACGAAGGTGAAGTTGTCACTGGGGCTGACAGGATGTGGGAACGTATCTATGAGTCTGATAAAGAGGAATGGCTTGAGACAAACATGCCGAGTGGGGTCATCACACCCGAATTCTACAACATGCTCTTTACGATGCATGCCACCATTATGGTGTTCTTCGTTGTTGTTCCTATCTTGGTGGGTGCCTTCGGGAACTTCCTGATTCCGTTGATGATCGGTACACGCGATATGGCGTTTCCGATTCTCAATATGCTCTCATTTTGGCTCGCGGTTCTCGCTGCAATTGTGATGGCGATCGGGTTTTTTGTACCCGGTGGACACGCTGCAGCCGGATGGACGGGCTACGCACCACTCTCTGCTGATCCACAGTGGACAGGCGTGGAGTGGGGACAGAACCTCTGGGCAATCAGTCTACTCATTCAAGGGTTCTCCTCTTTGGTAGGTTCTATTAACTACATCACCACGATTATCAATATGCGCGCACCGGGGATGACCTTCTTTCGCATGCCGTTAGTCATCTGGTCGCTTTTCATCGTCGCGATCCTCTTGCTACTCGCATTCCCTGTGTTGTCTTCCGCACTCGCACTTCTCATCTTTGATAGGCTGGCGGGCACAACATTCTTCTCTGCAACAGCGGAAGGTGGGGGTGACCCGCTCCTCTGGCAGCATCTCTTCTGGTTCTTTGGGCACCCAGAGGTCTATATCCTCATATTACCCGGCATGGGAATCGCTTCCGAACTGATTCCTGTCTTTTCACGGAAACCGGTCTTCGGATATCGGTCCATGGTCTACGCAATGATCGCCATCGCGTTTTTAGGTTGGATTGTCTGGGGGCACCACATGTTCCAAAGCGGTATGCGCTCCGAAATGGGTAACTTCTTCATGACAACAACCATGCTCATTGCGGTGCCTTCTGCCATTAAAACATTTAACTGGCTGGGGACAATGTTCCGCGGTTCAATCCGATTTACGACCCCGATGCTTCACGGTATCGCCTTCGTTTCAATGTTTGTCATTGGTGGACTTAGCGGTATCTACATGGCAAATACGCCAGTCGATATCTTCATCCACGATACTTACTACATTGTGGCGCATATTCACTATGTTGTGTTCGGCGGAAGTCTGTTCGCTATCTTTGGTGGCATCATCTTTTGGTTCCCAAAGATGTATGGCCGCTATATGAACGATGCACTCTCCAAAATTCACTTTTGGTTGACGTTTATCGCATTCAACTGCACATTCTTCCCGATGCATATTCTCGGTGTCGGCGGACACATGCGACGCATCTCCAACCCGCAGCAGTATGAATTCTTGATGGAACCAACAACGATTAAGTTTTTAATGTGGCAGTTTGAATTCCAAGGATTTATAGGTATGAACATCTTTATCACAATGAGTGCCTTTACCCTTGGGTTCGCACAACTGATACTCGTCTTTAACTACTTCTGGAGCATGTACAAAGGTAAAGTCGCTGAACAGAATCCGTGGCAGGTCAATACACTGGAGTGGGAAGCACCGACACCTGTGCCACACGGCAACTTCGGTCAAATTCCAACTGTCTATCGGGGACCTTATGAATATAGTGTCCCCGGTGAAGAATCTGATTGGATTCCGCAGGCACAACCTGAACATGAACCCGCTACAAGCGGAGACTGA
- a CDS encoding carboxypeptidase regulatory-like domain-containing protein, whose product MKSYLLASLTVLLACCFVGNVFADHHGAGEMEMLVFPKDYKAMAVNNGGTISGVVKFEGDMPEKKALEITKDEKVCGADEKFDESLVVGEGNALKNTIVYLIDISEGKDFDKDAKVEIDQKGCKFTPHIQIVPIGTRLTMLNSDKIMHNVHIFSKINKPVNKAQPKARRKMPLKAVQKAEGPVEVKCDVHGWMSAWISYVPHPYFAVTNEKGEFTLEDVPAGDYKLGYWHEACGTNSKAPVAVTVEAGGTITQDFTLKMK is encoded by the coding sequence ATGAAATCCTATTTGTTGGCAAGTCTCACGGTACTACTCGCCTGCTGCTTTGTGGGTAACGTCTTCGCTGACCACCACGGGGCAGGTGAAATGGAAATGTTGGTATTCCCTAAAGACTATAAAGCTATGGCAGTGAACAACGGCGGCACAATTAGTGGTGTTGTGAAGTTTGAAGGAGACATGCCTGAGAAAAAAGCACTGGAAATCACAAAGGACGAGAAGGTTTGTGGTGCTGACGAAAAGTTTGATGAATCACTGGTCGTCGGTGAAGGCAACGCTTTAAAAAATACAATTGTCTATCTAATCGACATTTCAGAAGGTAAAGATTTTGACAAAGACGCCAAAGTGGAGATTGACCAGAAGGGTTGCAAATTTACACCACATATCCAGATCGTTCCTATAGGCACACGCCTAACAATGCTGAATTCCGATAAGATTATGCACAATGTGCATATCTTCAGTAAGATCAACAAACCGGTTAACAAAGCGCAGCCAAAAGCCCGTCGGAAGATGCCGCTCAAGGCTGTCCAGAAGGCAGAGGGCCCCGTTGAAGTCAAATGCGACGTTCACGGGTGGATGTCTGCTTGGATTTCCTACGTACCACACCCTTATTTTGCTGTTACCAACGAAAAGGGTGAATTCACACTTGAAGATGTCCCCGCAGGCGACTATAAACTCGGCTATTGGCATGAGGCTTGTGGCACGAACAGCAAAGCACCTGTCGCTGTTACTGTGGAAGCTGGCGGTACCATCACGCAGGATTTCACACTGAAAATGAAGTAA
- a CDS encoding cytochrome c has protein sequence MKRPSLFTICLIILVGSWIFLKFVVGGLISVPIPGSVIAMYMGLIVIAILVHISVEDSLFREFRRPILETLVNDKRRLHRRVLVVLIPLLLLGYTYSIIAQRANPPGSPRDAHPSPPLELTYKDEVIGTMQDVVNPFRHYEKDDPEAFKAHVENGRRVYHQNCFYCHGDHLDGQGHFAAYLQPLPANFQDPGIIPNFQESFFFWRIAKGGPGLPAAGTPWDSAMPIWEDHLTKDEIWDVILFLSDYTGYQPRTFGEAH, from the coding sequence ATGAAAAGACCTTCCCTTTTCACAATATGTCTCATAATTCTGGTTGGTTCTTGGATCTTCCTGAAATTCGTCGTTGGCGGACTTATCTCAGTTCCTATACCCGGTAGCGTGATCGCTATGTATATGGGGCTGATAGTCATCGCTATTTTGGTACATATCTCCGTTGAGGACTCGCTATTTCGCGAGTTTCGCCGCCCTATCCTTGAAACGCTGGTGAATGACAAACGCCGTCTCCACCGCCGGGTTCTTGTGGTATTGATCCCGCTCCTCCTGCTCGGTTATACCTACTCGATTATCGCACAACGAGCGAATCCACCGGGAAGCCCGCGCGACGCACATCCATCGCCGCCGCTTGAATTGACCTACAAAGATGAGGTCATCGGCACGATGCAAGATGTCGTTAACCCCTTCCGGCACTATGAAAAAGATGATCCGGAGGCGTTCAAAGCACATGTTGAAAACGGTAGACGCGTCTATCATCAGAATTGCTTTTATTGCCACGGAGACCACTTAGATGGGCAGGGACATTTCGCAGCGTACCTCCAACCGCTTCCCGCTAATTTCCAAGACCCCGGAATTATTCCGAACTTCCAAGAGTCTTTCTTTTTTTGGCGAATAGCAAAGGGCGGACCGGGATTACCCGCAGCTGGCACCCCGTGGGATTCAGCGATGCCTATCTGGGAAGATCACTTGACAAAAGACGAAATTTGGGACGTTATCCTGTTTCTATCTGATTACACCGGTTATCAACCACGAACCTTTGGGGAGGCGCACTAA
- the coxB gene encoding cytochrome c oxidase subunit II, with protein sequence MLQWLPENVSTFGQGVDNLFHAIYWITLVVFILVMGTLIVFLIKYRHQEGKKADYIEGSTTLEIVWTVVTTLIVFILAMFSYPQWNNIKSPTQFPENPDVVVQVSGKQFNWDMTYPGPDNEFGTDDDLELENELHVPVNAVVHIRLTSIDVIHSFFVPQLRLKQDALPNRFINVWFEATQAGRYEIPCAELCGFGHSGMLGYLNVHTQADYDAWVQERWPQ encoded by the coding sequence ATGCTTCAATGGCTACCAGAGAACGTATCAACGTTCGGACAAGGCGTTGATAACCTCTTTCACGCTATTTATTGGATTACCCTCGTTGTGTTTATCCTTGTGATGGGCACGCTTATTGTTTTTCTAATTAAATATCGACATCAGGAAGGCAAAAAGGCGGACTACATTGAGGGGAGCACAACATTGGAAATCGTCTGGACAGTTGTTACAACGCTGATTGTCTTTATCCTCGCGATGTTTAGTTACCCGCAATGGAACAATATTAAGTCGCCGACACAATTTCCTGAGAATCCAGATGTTGTCGTCCAGGTCAGTGGAAAACAGTTTAACTGGGATATGACCTATCCCGGCCCCGATAACGAGTTCGGGACAGACGACGACCTTGAATTGGAAAACGAATTGCATGTCCCTGTCAACGCGGTCGTGCATATCCGTTTAACCTCTATAGATGTCATTCACAGTTTTTTTGTGCCACAGTTACGGCTCAAACAGGACGCATTGCCGAACCGATTTATCAATGTCTGGTTTGAGGCGACACAGGCAGGACGCTATGAGATTCCTTGCGCCGAACTCTGTGGATTCGGACACTCCGGGATGCTCGGTTACCTTAATGTGCATACACAAGCAGACTATGATGCCTGGGTACAAGAAAGATGGCCGCAATAG
- a CDS encoding ABC transporter ATP-binding protein yields the protein MADTKVSHTITTDSRLSTVSNSRIEVENLSHAYQRRQALDNISFDVSCGEIFGLLGPNGSGKTTLFRILSTLMPVTSGTVRILGHDLATEVKAIRSLLGVVFQHPGLDVKLTVVENLRHHGHLYGLAGRTLRSRISELLECFGVSDRSTERVELLSGGLQRRVEIAKALLHSPRVLLLDEPTSGLDVATRRQLNNYLGMLAQTENILVLLTTHLLDDAEACNRVGILDVGKLVAIGEPNELKNQVGGDVILIESRDNETLGTAIIERFGVSAVSTDNQLRVECKRGHEFARNVVAAFPNAIQSVRFGKPTLEDVFVKLTGNPFVERKDTEN from the coding sequence GTGGCAGACACAAAGGTTTCGCATACCATAACTACTGATAGCCGATTGTCGACAGTTTCCAACAGCCGAATTGAGGTGGAGAATCTCTCCCATGCCTATCAGCGACGGCAGGCACTTGACAATATAAGTTTTGATGTCTCATGCGGCGAGATTTTTGGACTTCTCGGACCGAACGGAAGTGGGAAAACGACCCTTTTTAGAATCCTGTCTACGTTGATGCCAGTAACTTCTGGCACTGTTCGTATCCTCGGACATGACTTAGCAACCGAGGTGAAAGCAATTCGGAGCCTTTTAGGGGTCGTTTTTCAACACCCAGGGTTAGATGTCAAACTGACCGTCGTTGAAAATTTACGACACCATGGTCATCTTTACGGACTTGCTGGTAGAACCCTGCGTTCCCGAATTTCGGAGCTCCTGGAGTGTTTTGGAGTCTCTGATAGATCAACAGAACGGGTTGAACTCCTATCCGGCGGTTTGCAGAGACGGGTTGAAATCGCAAAAGCCCTGCTCCATTCCCCGCGCGTTTTGCTCCTTGACGAACCGACGAGTGGGTTGGATGTAGCCACACGCCGACAACTCAATAACTATCTCGGTATGCTTGCACAGACAGAGAATATTTTGGTGCTGCTGACAACGCACCTGTTAGATGATGCTGAGGCATGCAATCGGGTTGGCATTTTGGATGTGGGGAAATTGGTTGCAATCGGGGAGCCTAATGAACTGAAAAATCAAGTCGGTGGTGATGTTATCCTTATAGAGAGCAGAGACAATGAAACTCTTGGTACCGCTATTATCGAGCGGTTCGGCGTTTCAGCCGTATCTACGGATAACCAACTGCGCGTTGAGTGTAAGCGCGGACATGAGTTCGCTCGAAATGTAGTTGCCGCTTTTCCAAATGCGATTCAATCTGTTCGGTTTGGGAAGCCGACACTGGAGGACGTATTCGTAAAGTTGACAGGGAACCCATTCGTGGAGAGGAAGGATACGGAAAATTAA
- a CDS encoding ABC transporter permease, with the protein MLPITTIWWREIIRFYRQRSRLFSAIAQPLVFWLLIGSGLSASFQPSGASDGPGYIEYFYPGIVVLVLLFTSIFATISVVNDRREGFLQGVLVAPVPRWRIVFAQALGGTTLALLQGLLLLLLAPTVGIRFGVISLLLSLGVMALLAFGLTNLGLLIAWRMDSTQGFHAIMNLLLIPIWLLSGAFFPSTGVPGWLAWTMKFNPLTYGLAAFRHSLYLDTTAKAFGEGPPWILSLLITGLFCVLTYIGATLTASAETN; encoded by the coding sequence TTGCTACCGATTACAACGATTTGGTGGCGCGAAATCATCAGGTTTTATCGCCAACGGAGCCGACTCTTCAGTGCTATCGCGCAACCTTTGGTATTTTGGCTTCTCATTGGCAGCGGTTTGAGTGCCTCTTTTCAGCCCTCGGGGGCATCAGACGGACCCGGTTATATTGAATACTTTTATCCCGGTATCGTCGTTTTGGTCTTGCTTTTTACATCTATTTTCGCTACAATTTCTGTTGTCAATGATCGGCGCGAAGGCTTCTTGCAGGGGGTACTCGTCGCACCAGTACCAAGGTGGCGGATTGTCTTCGCACAGGCGTTAGGTGGAACAACGTTAGCACTCTTACAAGGTCTACTGCTATTGCTACTCGCACCAACGGTAGGCATTCGGTTCGGCGTAATCTCTCTCTTACTTTCGCTCGGTGTGATGGCACTTTTAGCGTTTGGTCTGACAAACCTCGGATTACTTATCGCGTGGCGGATGGATTCAACGCAAGGGTTTCATGCAATTATGAATCTCCTGCTAATCCCGATTTGGCTTCTCTCTGGCGCGTTTTTCCCGAGTACAGGTGTCCCTGGTTGGTTAGCATGGACAATGAAATTCAATCCACTCACGTATGGGCTTGCAGCTTTTCGACACAGCCTTTACCTTGATACCACCGCAAAAGCATTCGGAGAGGGACCGCCCTGGATCCTCTCGCTGCTGATTACCGGTCTGTTTTGTGTTTTGACGTACATAGGCGCAACCCTTACAGCGTCTGCAGAAACGAATTAG
- a CDS encoding c-type cytochrome: protein MRIRTVALLLILFGTLAVFSFTYAQNAPEASEKGKAVYENSCAHCHGTEGRGDGSAAENLLPKPRDFTRGLYKIRSTETGELPTDQDLFDIITEGMPGSSMPGWETALSANDRWELVAYIKTFYDGFKEAEAPPKQINLSGKVPDSEQSVETGKALYTELGCIECHGNIGRGDGTSAPDLTDEWGFQSWPANLTQGWNFRGGADTEDIFKRFIGGLAGSAMPAFEGDSFPGFGLTAEESSRMIELDNKDEMTEAEEEESAQLYEKYDAAVDIALNLAEGTELSAEEKQIYDDAMKVVYEKSWHLANYVKSLMPEKRPEPAIGNNVLRSQYVQGELPEMDNAAWETLEARYFPLVGQIVIEPRQFNPTIDAVNVKSFYNDTEVVFLFTWDDRTHTTGDETDEATGKTLEDALAVQFPVKVPQGPTAPKPYFLWGGRLPVYLWHWKASAPEQVTELTAKGINNAKVQDAQGELQAQGTYTDGQYKLWVKRALKTDDKKDLQLDPGVFVPIAFSAWDGANGDVDTKRVMTSWYTFVLEPVPSSKRFIYPPLIALLSVGFLFGLRAFVQRRNSEEA, encoded by the coding sequence ATGAGAATCAGAACAGTTGCTCTCCTACTTATCCTGTTTGGAACGCTTGCTGTGTTTAGTTTTACATACGCGCAAAATGCACCGGAGGCTTCCGAAAAAGGAAAAGCGGTTTATGAAAATAGCTGCGCACACTGTCACGGCACCGAAGGCAGAGGCGACGGCTCCGCAGCTGAGAATCTGCTCCCAAAACCGAGGGATTTCACACGCGGTTTGTATAAAATCCGGTCTACAGAAACTGGAGAACTTCCAACAGATCAAGATCTGTTTGACATCATCACCGAAGGGATGCCCGGCTCGTCTATGCCAGGGTGGGAAACTGCCTTAAGTGCCAATGACCGCTGGGAATTGGTGGCATACATCAAAACCTTCTACGACGGCTTTAAGGAGGCTGAAGCACCGCCAAAGCAGATTAACCTGTCCGGGAAAGTCCCTGACTCTGAACAGAGTGTAGAAACCGGAAAAGCCCTTTATACCGAACTCGGTTGTATTGAATGCCACGGCAACATCGGAAGAGGGGATGGCACTTCGGCACCGGACCTGACCGACGAGTGGGGATTCCAGAGCTGGCCCGCAAATCTGACGCAGGGTTGGAATTTCCGCGGCGGTGCAGACACCGAAGACATCTTCAAACGCTTCATCGGTGGACTCGCCGGTTCTGCTATGCCAGCGTTTGAGGGCGATAGCTTCCCGGGCTTCGGATTGACAGCTGAAGAATCCAGTCGCATGATTGAATTAGATAACAAAGATGAAATGACAGAGGCAGAGGAAGAAGAATCCGCCCAGCTTTACGAGAAATACGATGCTGCTGTTGACATCGCTCTCAATCTGGCAGAAGGTACAGAACTGTCTGCAGAAGAAAAACAGATTTATGATGATGCGATGAAAGTCGTCTATGAAAAGAGTTGGCATTTAGCGAACTACGTTAAATCGCTTATGCCTGAGAAACGCCCTGAACCCGCGATCGGCAACAACGTACTCCGTTCACAATACGTTCAAGGTGAGTTGCCTGAAATGGATAATGCCGCATGGGAGACGCTTGAAGCAAGGTATTTCCCGCTCGTCGGGCAAATAGTCATTGAGCCGCGGCAGTTTAATCCAACGATTGATGCTGTGAACGTCAAATCGTTTTACAATGATACGGAGGTCGTTTTCCTTTTTACGTGGGATGACCGAACGCACACGACTGGTGACGAAACGGATGAGGCGACAGGGAAAACGCTTGAGGACGCATTGGCAGTCCAATTTCCCGTGAAGGTACCGCAAGGACCGACCGCCCCAAAGCCCTATTTCTTATGGGGGGGTAGACTGCCGGTCTATCTATGGCACTGGAAAGCCTCCGCACCTGAACAGGTGACCGAGCTTACCGCTAAAGGTATTAACAATGCAAAAGTGCAGGACGCACAGGGCGAATTACAAGCACAAGGCACCTATACAGACGGGCAATACAAATTATGGGTGAAACGCGCTTTGAAAACTGACGACAAAAAGGACTTGCAACTTGATCCCGGTGTCTTCGTGCCTATCGCTTTCTCAGCATGGGACGGCGCGAACGGTGATGTTGACACAAAACGGGTCATGACAAGTTGGTATACTTTTGTTCTTGAACCTGTACCGTCTTCAAAGCGGTTCATTTATCCGCCCTTAATCGCACTGCTCTCTGTTGGCTTCCTCTTCGGTTTACGGGCATTCGTCCAACGCAGAAATTCAGAAGAAGCCTAA